One region of Paralichthys olivaceus isolate ysfri-2021 chromosome 12, ASM2471397v2, whole genome shotgun sequence genomic DNA includes:
- the stxbp5b gene encoding syntaxin-binding protein 5 isoform X6 → MDEGKLLIGFECGVVVLWDLKCKKADYRYNHDEAIHSVAWHHEGKQFVCSHSDGTLTTWNVRAPAKPGQIITPHGKQPKDGKKPEPCKPILKVEYKTTRAGEPFMVLSGGLSYDTVGRRACLTVMHGKSTAVLEMDYPIVDFLTLCETPYPNDFQEPYAVVVLLEKDLVLIDLGQIGYPIFENPYPLTIHESPVTCCEYFADCPAELIPALYSVGSRQKRQGYSKKEWPISGGNWGQGTQSYPEIIITGHADGSIKFWDASALMLQVLYKLKTAKVFERARGKEEKSSTDIVEEDPFAIQTLSWCPESRMLCVAGVSAHVIVYRFSKQEVTTEVVQLLEVRMQCEFSEVDSPDPGGEQTPTLPTPGASSSPQETELSTQPSTGSNSSDGPRDNIPCLQVRSSPLKQSPGYQVELVIQLVWVSGEPPQQITSLAINSSYGLVVFGNSNGLAVVDYLQKTLLLNMGTSELYSPSDPYQRQPCSPRKARQPSGGLSESNDGANATEDRCKSPTSGSTSPYNSDDERKQKFIEKVKFKSRRFSKTVANDFAKMSRKISSSSEQKPDLEEGFQRWRSLSCKKSINCMNKGKAASRMSQKAGVCRTKSAPDSYVKDNSFTRSRSSSVTSIERESREAISAFLFCESFPRKTDSVLSPCLLVGTTQGSVMMVALSLSPGGDNRLQQPVGISSCGTLVRLKGGILTMALLDSTATLLPPSYEPWYDPNASDEEKEKSRRRRPASPPSSQEGQDPQFAVLCSEKQAKVVAMPSQTRIYKHNITETSFVLRADVVQMAGANCIACFCANGHIMTLSLPSLRPLLDVNYLPLTDMRIARTFCFSNLGQALYLTSPTEIQRITYSQETCNNLQEMLSELFTPVETPEAPNRGFFKGLFGGGAQSLDREDLFGETAAGKASRSLAQHIPGPGGMEGMKGAASGVVGDLARARIALDERGQKLGELDERTAAMMASADSFSKHAHDMMLKYKDKKWYQL, encoded by the exons ATGGATGAGGGAAAG CTTCTGATTGGATTTGAATGTGGTGTAGTGGTGTTGTGGGATTTGAAGTGCAAAAAAGCTGACTACCGCTATAATCATGATGAG gccaTCCACTCAGTCGCCTGGCACCATGAGGGAAAACAGTTTGTTTGCAGCCACTCAGATGGCACTCTGACCACATGGAATGTACGAGCCCCAGCCAAGCCTGGACAGATCATCACACCACATG GAAAGCAGCCTAAGGATGGAAAAAAGCCAGAACCATGCAAACCTATCCTGAAGGTGGAGTACAAAACAACGAGGGCTGG GGAACCTTTCATGGTCCTGTCTGGAGGTCTGTCTTACGATACAGTGGGGAGGAGAGCCTGTCTGACTGTGATGCATGGAAAGAGCACTGCTGTCCTGGAGATGGACTACCCCATTGTAGATTTCCTAACACTGTGTGAAACTCCTTATCCAAATG ACTTTCAGGAACCCTATGCTGTGGTGGTCCTGCTCGAAAAGGATTTAGTTTTAATAGACCTCGGACAGATTGG GTATCCAATATTTGAAAATCCATATCCTCTGACTATTCACGAGTCACCAGTGACCTGCTGTGAGTACTTTGCTGACTGCCCTGCTGAACTTATTCCTGCACTTTACTCCGTCGGCAGTCGGCAAAAGAGACAAGGTTACAGCAAGAAG GAATGGCCCATCAGTGGTGGAAACTGGGGCCAAGGCACACAGAGTTACCCAGAGATCATAATCACGGG ACATGCCGATGGGTCGATCAAATTTTGGGATGCTTCAGCAT TAATGCTTCAAGTGCTGTACAAGCTGAAGACTGCCAAGGTGTTTGAGAGGGCTCGTGGTAAAGAAGAGAAGTCGAGCACAGATATCGTAGAGGAGGACCCATTTGCCATCCAGACCTTGTCCTGGTGCCCCGAGAGCAGGATGCTCTGTGTGGCCGGAGTGTCAGCGCACGTCATCGTCTATAGATTCAGCAAGCAGGAAGTCACCACTGAAGTTGTGCAG CTCCTGGAGGTGCGGATGCAGTGTGAATTTAGCGAGGTGGACTCTCCTGATCCTGGGGGGGAGCAGACTCCCACCCTACCAACCCCAGGAGCTTCCTCCAGCCCTCAGGAGACTGAGCTGTCCACTCAGCCCTCAACAGGCAGCAACTCCTCAGATGGACCCCGGGACAACATACCCTGTCTGCA GGTGCGGAGCTCCCCGCTGAAGCAGTCTCCAGGCTACCAGGTGGAGCTGGTGATCCAGCTGGTGTGGGTGAGCGGGGAGCCACCTCAGCAGATCACCAGCCTGGCTATCAACTCCTCATATGGCCT tgttgtgtttgggaaCAGTAACGGTCTGGCTGTGGTGGACTACCTCCAGAAAACTCTGCTCCTCAACATGGGCACATCAGAGCTGTACAGCCCATCTGACCCCTACCAGAGGCAGCCCTGCTCCCCACGCAAAGCACGACAGCCCTCTGGAG GACTCAGCGAGTCCAACGATGGAGCCAACGCGACAGAGGACCGCTGCAAATCACCTACTTCAG GGTCTACCTCACCGTACAATTCAGATGATGAACGAAAACAGAAGTTCATTGAGAAGG TGAAGTTCAAAAGCAGACGCTTTTCCAAGACGGTTGCCAATGACTTTG CCAAGATGTCTCGGAAAATTAGCTCGTCTAGTGAGCAAAAGCCAGACCTGG AGGAGGGCTTCCAACGATGGCGCTCGCTCTCATGTAAGAAGAGCATTAATTGTATGAACAAAGGCAAGGCAGCGTCCAGGATGAGCCAGAAGGCGGGCGTATGTAGAACTAAGTCAGCCCCTGACTCCT ATGTCAAGGATAACTCGTTCACCCGCTCGCGTAGTTCAAGTGTAACCAGCATAGAGAGAGAATCTCGAGAGGCCATCTCCGCCTTTCTCTTCTGTGAGAGTTTTCCCAGGAAGACGGACAGCGTGCTCAGCCCCTGTCTGCTGGTGGGAACCACCCAGGGCTCTGTGATGATGGTGGCCCTCAGCCTGTCGCCCGGAGGGGACAACAGGCTGCAGCAGCCAGTCGGCATCTCCTCCTGCG GAACTCTAGTCAGACTGAAAGGAGGCATTTTGACGATGGCCCTGCTGGACTCCACTGCAACTCTGCTGCCCCCTTCCTATGAGCCATGGTATGACCCAAACGCCTCagatgaagagaaggagaagagcagGAGGCGCAGGCCAGCCTCCCCTCCCTCGTCACAGGAGGGTCAAGACCCCCAGTTTGCAGTGCTGTGTTCAGAGAAACAGGCCAAGGTGGTGGCCATGCCTTCTCAAACCCGCATctacaaacacaacatcacagaGACCTCCTTCGTGCTAAGGGCTGATGTTGTGCAGATGGCCGGAGCTAACTGCATTGCCTGTTTCTGTGCTAACGGGCATATCATGACTCTGAG TTTACCCAGTCTAAGGCCTCTGTTGGATGTGAACTACTTGCCGCTGACAGACATGCGGATAGCCAGAACGTTCTGCTTCTCTAACTTAGGTCAAGCCCTGTACCTCACCTCTCCCACCGAGATCCAGAGGATCACCTACAGCCAGGAGACCTGCAACAACCTGCAG GAAATGCTCAGTGAGTTATTTACCCCTGTGGAGACACCAGAGGCCCCGAACAGAGGTTTTTTCAAGGGCCTTTTTGGTGGAGGAGCTCAGTCTCTGGACAGGGAGGACCTCT TTGGTGAAACAGCTGCAGGTAAAGCCTCCCGTAGCCTGGCACAGCACATCCCTGGCCCAGGCGGCATGGAGGGCATGAAGGGGGCTGCGTCAGGGGTTGTGGGCGACCTGGCCCGCGCCCGGATAGCTCTGGACGAGAGAGGGCAGAAGCTGGGCGAGCTTGATGAGAGAACGGCAGCTATGATGGCCAGCGCAGACTCCTTCTCCAAACACGCCCATGAT ATGATGCTGAAGTATAAAGATAAGAAGTGGTACCAGCTCTGA
- the stxbp5b gene encoding syntaxin-binding protein 5 isoform X5 yields MKKFNIRKVLDGLTASSSSASAQPGALRENDAVQETLQSEHFQLCKTVRHGFPYQPSSMAFDPVQKILAFGTQNGALRLFGRAGVECYCQHESGAAVIQLQFLINEGALVSALADDSIHLWNLRQKIPAILHSLKFNRERITYCHLPFQSKWLYIGTERGNIHIVNVESFTLSGYVIMWNKAIELSTKTHPGPVVHISDNPMDEGKLLIGFECGVVVLWDLKCKKADYRYNHDEAIHSVAWHHEGKQFVCSHSDGTLTTWNVRAPAKPGQIITPHGKQPKDGKKPEPCKPILKVEYKTTRAGEPFMVLSGGLSYDTVGRRACLTVMHGKSTAVLEMDYPIVDFLTLCETPYPNDFQEPYAVVVLLEKDLVLIDLGQIGYPIFENPYPLTIHESPVTCCEYFADCPAELIPALYSVGSRQKRQGYSKKEWPISGGNWGQGTQSYPEIIITGHADGSIKFWDASALMLQVLYKLKTAKVFERARGKEEKSSTDIVEEDPFAIQTLSWCPESRMLCVAGVSAHVIVYRFSKQEVTTEVVQLLEVRMQCEFSEVDSPDPGGEQTPTLPTPGASSSPQETELSTQPSTGSNSSDGPRDNIPCLQVRSSPLKQSPGYQVELVIQLVWVSGEPPQQITSLAINSSYGLVVFGNSNGLAVVDYLQKTLLLNMGTSELYSPSDPYQRQPCSPRKARQPSGGLSESNDGANATEDRCKSPTSDVKDNSFTRSRSSSVTSIERESREAISAFLFCESFPRKTDSVLSPCLLVGTTQGSVMMVALSLSPGGDNRLQQPVGISSCGTLVRLKGGILTMALLDSTATLLPPSYEPWYDPNASDEEKEKSRRRRPASPPSSQEGQDPQFAVLCSEKQAKVVAMPSQTRIYKHNITETSFVLRADVVQMAGANCIACFCANGHIMTLSLPSLRPLLDVNYLPLTDMRIARTFCFSNLGQALYLTSPTEIQRITYSQETCNNLQEMLSELFTPVETPEAPNRGFFKGLFGGGAQSLDREDLFGETAAGKASRSLAQHIPGPGGMEGMKGAASGVVGDLARARIALDERGQKLGELDERTAAMMASADSFSKHAHDMMLKYKDKKWYQL; encoded by the exons CTTTGGCCGTGCTGGTGTGGAGTGCTACTGTCAGCATGAGAGCGGTGCTGCTGTCATCCAGCTCCAGTTCCTGATCAACGAG GGGGCGCTGGTGAGTGCCTTAGCAGATGACAGCATCCACCTGTGGAACCTGAGGCAAAAAATCCCCGCTATCCTGCATTCTCTCAAGTTCAACAGGGAGAG AATCACGTACTGCCACCTGCCCTTCCAGAGCAAATGGCTTTACATCGGCACAGAAAGGGGAAACATCCACATTGTCAACGTGGAGTCCTTCACTCTCTCAGGCTACGTCATCATGTGGAACAAAGCCATCGaact ATCTACCAAGACACACCCAGGGCCTGTCGTGCACATCAGTGATAACCCCATGGATGAGGGAAAG CTTCTGATTGGATTTGAATGTGGTGTAGTGGTGTTGTGGGATTTGAAGTGCAAAAAAGCTGACTACCGCTATAATCATGATGAG gccaTCCACTCAGTCGCCTGGCACCATGAGGGAAAACAGTTTGTTTGCAGCCACTCAGATGGCACTCTGACCACATGGAATGTACGAGCCCCAGCCAAGCCTGGACAGATCATCACACCACATG GAAAGCAGCCTAAGGATGGAAAAAAGCCAGAACCATGCAAACCTATCCTGAAGGTGGAGTACAAAACAACGAGGGCTGG GGAACCTTTCATGGTCCTGTCTGGAGGTCTGTCTTACGATACAGTGGGGAGGAGAGCCTGTCTGACTGTGATGCATGGAAAGAGCACTGCTGTCCTGGAGATGGACTACCCCATTGTAGATTTCCTAACACTGTGTGAAACTCCTTATCCAAATG ACTTTCAGGAACCCTATGCTGTGGTGGTCCTGCTCGAAAAGGATTTAGTTTTAATAGACCTCGGACAGATTGG GTATCCAATATTTGAAAATCCATATCCTCTGACTATTCACGAGTCACCAGTGACCTGCTGTGAGTACTTTGCTGACTGCCCTGCTGAACTTATTCCTGCACTTTACTCCGTCGGCAGTCGGCAAAAGAGACAAGGTTACAGCAAGAAG GAATGGCCCATCAGTGGTGGAAACTGGGGCCAAGGCACACAGAGTTACCCAGAGATCATAATCACGGG ACATGCCGATGGGTCGATCAAATTTTGGGATGCTTCAGCAT TAATGCTTCAAGTGCTGTACAAGCTGAAGACTGCCAAGGTGTTTGAGAGGGCTCGTGGTAAAGAAGAGAAGTCGAGCACAGATATCGTAGAGGAGGACCCATTTGCCATCCAGACCTTGTCCTGGTGCCCCGAGAGCAGGATGCTCTGTGTGGCCGGAGTGTCAGCGCACGTCATCGTCTATAGATTCAGCAAGCAGGAAGTCACCACTGAAGTTGTGCAG CTCCTGGAGGTGCGGATGCAGTGTGAATTTAGCGAGGTGGACTCTCCTGATCCTGGGGGGGAGCAGACTCCCACCCTACCAACCCCAGGAGCTTCCTCCAGCCCTCAGGAGACTGAGCTGTCCACTCAGCCCTCAACAGGCAGCAACTCCTCAGATGGACCCCGGGACAACATACCCTGTCTGCA GGTGCGGAGCTCCCCGCTGAAGCAGTCTCCAGGCTACCAGGTGGAGCTGGTGATCCAGCTGGTGTGGGTGAGCGGGGAGCCACCTCAGCAGATCACCAGCCTGGCTATCAACTCCTCATATGGCCT tgttgtgtttgggaaCAGTAACGGTCTGGCTGTGGTGGACTACCTCCAGAAAACTCTGCTCCTCAACATGGGCACATCAGAGCTGTACAGCCCATCTGACCCCTACCAGAGGCAGCCCTGCTCCCCACGCAAAGCACGACAGCCCTCTGGAG GACTCAGCGAGTCCAACGATGGAGCCAACGCGACAGAGGACCGCTGCAAATCACCTACTTCAG ATGTCAAGGATAACTCGTTCACCCGCTCGCGTAGTTCAAGTGTAACCAGCATAGAGAGAGAATCTCGAGAGGCCATCTCCGCCTTTCTCTTCTGTGAGAGTTTTCCCAGGAAGACGGACAGCGTGCTCAGCCCCTGTCTGCTGGTGGGAACCACCCAGGGCTCTGTGATGATGGTGGCCCTCAGCCTGTCGCCCGGAGGGGACAACAGGCTGCAGCAGCCAGTCGGCATCTCCTCCTGCG GAACTCTAGTCAGACTGAAAGGAGGCATTTTGACGATGGCCCTGCTGGACTCCACTGCAACTCTGCTGCCCCCTTCCTATGAGCCATGGTATGACCCAAACGCCTCagatgaagagaaggagaagagcagGAGGCGCAGGCCAGCCTCCCCTCCCTCGTCACAGGAGGGTCAAGACCCCCAGTTTGCAGTGCTGTGTTCAGAGAAACAGGCCAAGGTGGTGGCCATGCCTTCTCAAACCCGCATctacaaacacaacatcacagaGACCTCCTTCGTGCTAAGGGCTGATGTTGTGCAGATGGCCGGAGCTAACTGCATTGCCTGTTTCTGTGCTAACGGGCATATCATGACTCTGAG TTTACCCAGTCTAAGGCCTCTGTTGGATGTGAACTACTTGCCGCTGACAGACATGCGGATAGCCAGAACGTTCTGCTTCTCTAACTTAGGTCAAGCCCTGTACCTCACCTCTCCCACCGAGATCCAGAGGATCACCTACAGCCAGGAGACCTGCAACAACCTGCAG GAAATGCTCAGTGAGTTATTTACCCCTGTGGAGACACCAGAGGCCCCGAACAGAGGTTTTTTCAAGGGCCTTTTTGGTGGAGGAGCTCAGTCTCTGGACAGGGAGGACCTCT TTGGTGAAACAGCTGCAGGTAAAGCCTCCCGTAGCCTGGCACAGCACATCCCTGGCCCAGGCGGCATGGAGGGCATGAAGGGGGCTGCGTCAGGGGTTGTGGGCGACCTGGCCCGCGCCCGGATAGCTCTGGACGAGAGAGGGCAGAAGCTGGGCGAGCTTGATGAGAGAACGGCAGCTATGATGGCCAGCGCAGACTCCTTCTCCAAACACGCCCATGAT ATGATGCTGAAGTATAAAGATAAGAAGTGGTACCAGCTCTGA
- the stxbp5b gene encoding syntaxin-binding protein 5 isoform X7, whose translation MKKFNIRKVLDGLTASSSSASAQPGALRENDAVQETLQSEHFQLCKTVRHGFPYQPSSMAFDPVQKILAFGTQNGALRLFGRAGVECYCQHESGAAVIQLQFLINEGALVSALADDSIHLWNLRQKIPAILHSLKFNRERITYCHLPFQSKWLYIGTERGNIHIVNVESFTLSGYVIMWNKAIELSTKTHPGPVVHISDNPMDEGKLLIGFECGVVVLWDLKCKKADYRYNHDEAIHSVAWHHEGKQFVCSHSDGTLTTWNVRAPAKPGQIITPHGKQPKDGKKPEPCKPILKVEYKTTRAGEPFMVLSGGLSYDTVGRRACLTVMHGKSTAVLEMDYPIVDFLTLCETPYPNDFQEPYAVVVLLEKDLVLIDLGQIGYPIFENPYPLTIHESPVTCCEYFADCPAELIPALYSVGSRQKRQGYSKKEWPISGGNWGQGTQSYPEIIITGHADGSIKFWDASALMLQVLYKLKTAKVFERARGKEEKSSTDIVEEDPFAIQTLSWCPESRMLCVAGVSAHVIVYRFSKQEVTTEVVQLLEVRMQCEFSEVDSPDPGGEQTPTLPTPGASSSPQETELSTQPSTGSNSSDGPRDNIPCLQVRSSPLKQSPGYQVELVIQLVWVSGEPPQQITSLAINSSYGLVVFGNSNGLAVVDYLQKTLLLNMGTSELYSPSDPYQRQPCSPRKARQPSGDKPNGTSYMSRLSKLYTRSLKKLRSPHLRLSESNDGANATEDRCKSPTSGSTSPYNSDDERKQKFIEKVKFKSRRFSKTVANDFAKMSRKISSSSEQKPDLEEGFQRWRSLSCKKSINCMNKGKAASRMSQKAGVCRTKSAPDSYVKDNSFTRSRSSSVTSIERESREAISAFLFCESFPRKTDSVLSPCLLVGTTQGSVMMVALSLSPGGDNRLQQPVGISSCGTLVRLKGGILTMALLDSTATLLPPSYEPWYDPNASDEEKEKSRRRRPASPPSSQEGQDPQFAVLCSEKQAKVVAMPSQTRIYKHNITETSFVLRADVVQMAGANCIACFCANGHIMTLSLPSLRPLLDVNYLPLTDMRIARTFCFSNLGQALYLTSPTEIQRITYSQETCNNLQEMLSELFTPVETPEAPNRGFFKGLFGGGAQSLDREDLFGETAAGKASRSLAQHIPGPGGMEGMKGAASGVVGDLARARIALDERGQKLGELDERTAAMMASADSFSKHAHDMMLKYKDKKWYQL comes from the exons CTTTGGCCGTGCTGGTGTGGAGTGCTACTGTCAGCATGAGAGCGGTGCTGCTGTCATCCAGCTCCAGTTCCTGATCAACGAG GGGGCGCTGGTGAGTGCCTTAGCAGATGACAGCATCCACCTGTGGAACCTGAGGCAAAAAATCCCCGCTATCCTGCATTCTCTCAAGTTCAACAGGGAGAG AATCACGTACTGCCACCTGCCCTTCCAGAGCAAATGGCTTTACATCGGCACAGAAAGGGGAAACATCCACATTGTCAACGTGGAGTCCTTCACTCTCTCAGGCTACGTCATCATGTGGAACAAAGCCATCGaact ATCTACCAAGACACACCCAGGGCCTGTCGTGCACATCAGTGATAACCCCATGGATGAGGGAAAG CTTCTGATTGGATTTGAATGTGGTGTAGTGGTGTTGTGGGATTTGAAGTGCAAAAAAGCTGACTACCGCTATAATCATGATGAG gccaTCCACTCAGTCGCCTGGCACCATGAGGGAAAACAGTTTGTTTGCAGCCACTCAGATGGCACTCTGACCACATGGAATGTACGAGCCCCAGCCAAGCCTGGACAGATCATCACACCACATG GAAAGCAGCCTAAGGATGGAAAAAAGCCAGAACCATGCAAACCTATCCTGAAGGTGGAGTACAAAACAACGAGGGCTGG GGAACCTTTCATGGTCCTGTCTGGAGGTCTGTCTTACGATACAGTGGGGAGGAGAGCCTGTCTGACTGTGATGCATGGAAAGAGCACTGCTGTCCTGGAGATGGACTACCCCATTGTAGATTTCCTAACACTGTGTGAAACTCCTTATCCAAATG ACTTTCAGGAACCCTATGCTGTGGTGGTCCTGCTCGAAAAGGATTTAGTTTTAATAGACCTCGGACAGATTGG GTATCCAATATTTGAAAATCCATATCCTCTGACTATTCACGAGTCACCAGTGACCTGCTGTGAGTACTTTGCTGACTGCCCTGCTGAACTTATTCCTGCACTTTACTCCGTCGGCAGTCGGCAAAAGAGACAAGGTTACAGCAAGAAG GAATGGCCCATCAGTGGTGGAAACTGGGGCCAAGGCACACAGAGTTACCCAGAGATCATAATCACGGG ACATGCCGATGGGTCGATCAAATTTTGGGATGCTTCAGCAT TAATGCTTCAAGTGCTGTACAAGCTGAAGACTGCCAAGGTGTTTGAGAGGGCTCGTGGTAAAGAAGAGAAGTCGAGCACAGATATCGTAGAGGAGGACCCATTTGCCATCCAGACCTTGTCCTGGTGCCCCGAGAGCAGGATGCTCTGTGTGGCCGGAGTGTCAGCGCACGTCATCGTCTATAGATTCAGCAAGCAGGAAGTCACCACTGAAGTTGTGCAG CTCCTGGAGGTGCGGATGCAGTGTGAATTTAGCGAGGTGGACTCTCCTGATCCTGGGGGGGAGCAGACTCCCACCCTACCAACCCCAGGAGCTTCCTCCAGCCCTCAGGAGACTGAGCTGTCCACTCAGCCCTCAACAGGCAGCAACTCCTCAGATGGACCCCGGGACAACATACCCTGTCTGCA GGTGCGGAGCTCCCCGCTGAAGCAGTCTCCAGGCTACCAGGTGGAGCTGGTGATCCAGCTGGTGTGGGTGAGCGGGGAGCCACCTCAGCAGATCACCAGCCTGGCTATCAACTCCTCATATGGCCT tgttgtgtttgggaaCAGTAACGGTCTGGCTGTGGTGGACTACCTCCAGAAAACTCTGCTCCTCAACATGGGCACATCAGAGCTGTACAGCCCATCTGACCCCTACCAGAGGCAGCCCTGCTCCCCACGCAAAGCACGACAGCCCTCTGGAG ACAAACCAAATGGGACATCTTACATGTCCAGGCTTTCTAAATTGTATACGCGGTCCTTGAAAAAACTACGCTCGCCTCACCTCA GACTCAGCGAGTCCAACGATGGAGCCAACGCGACAGAGGACCGCTGCAAATCACCTACTTCAG GGTCTACCTCACCGTACAATTCAGATGATGAACGAAAACAGAAGTTCATTGAGAAGG TGAAGTTCAAAAGCAGACGCTTTTCCAAGACGGTTGCCAATGACTTTG CCAAGATGTCTCGGAAAATTAGCTCGTCTAGTGAGCAAAAGCCAGACCTGG AGGAGGGCTTCCAACGATGGCGCTCGCTCTCATGTAAGAAGAGCATTAATTGTATGAACAAAGGCAAGGCAGCGTCCAGGATGAGCCAGAAGGCGGGCGTATGTAGAACTAAGTCAGCCCCTGACTCCT ATGTCAAGGATAACTCGTTCACCCGCTCGCGTAGTTCAAGTGTAACCAGCATAGAGAGAGAATCTCGAGAGGCCATCTCCGCCTTTCTCTTCTGTGAGAGTTTTCCCAGGAAGACGGACAGCGTGCTCAGCCCCTGTCTGCTGGTGGGAACCACCCAGGGCTCTGTGATGATGGTGGCCCTCAGCCTGTCGCCCGGAGGGGACAACAGGCTGCAGCAGCCAGTCGGCATCTCCTCCTGCG GAACTCTAGTCAGACTGAAAGGAGGCATTTTGACGATGGCCCTGCTGGACTCCACTGCAACTCTGCTGCCCCCTTCCTATGAGCCATGGTATGACCCAAACGCCTCagatgaagagaaggagaagagcagGAGGCGCAGGCCAGCCTCCCCTCCCTCGTCACAGGAGGGTCAAGACCCCCAGTTTGCAGTGCTGTGTTCAGAGAAACAGGCCAAGGTGGTGGCCATGCCTTCTCAAACCCGCATctacaaacacaacatcacagaGACCTCCTTCGTGCTAAGGGCTGATGTTGTGCAGATGGCCGGAGCTAACTGCATTGCCTGTTTCTGTGCTAACGGGCATATCATGACTCTGAG TTTACCCAGTCTAAGGCCTCTGTTGGATGTGAACTACTTGCCGCTGACAGACATGCGGATAGCCAGAACGTTCTGCTTCTCTAACTTAGGTCAAGCCCTGTACCTCACCTCTCCCACCGAGATCCAGAGGATCACCTACAGCCAGGAGACCTGCAACAACCTGCAG GAAATGCTCAGTGAGTTATTTACCCCTGTGGAGACACCAGAGGCCCCGAACAGAGGTTTTTTCAAGGGCCTTTTTGGTGGAGGAGCTCAGTCTCTGGACAGGGAGGACCTCT TTGGTGAAACAGCTGCAGGTAAAGCCTCCCGTAGCCTGGCACAGCACATCCCTGGCCCAGGCGGCATGGAGGGCATGAAGGGGGCTGCGTCAGGGGTTGTGGGCGACCTGGCCCGCGCCCGGATAGCTCTGGACGAGAGAGGGCAGAAGCTGGGCGAGCTTGATGAGAGAACGGCAGCTATGATGGCCAGCGCAGACTCCTTCTCCAAACACGCCCATGAT ATGATGCTGAAGTATAAAGATAAGAAGTGGTACCAGCTCTGA